A genomic window from Halorubrum lacusprofundi ATCC 49239 includes:
- a CDS encoding HAD family hydrolase, which translates to MATTVYFDLDGTLLDYEVPFQERFTRTVPVDPTDEMVETYSDRVLEGITQIKSDPFERAFSAVCERYSLDADPETLAAEFVDREVGATRLDPAVRRLVESLAKRHQFGVLTNGDGYMQRRKLEEHGLDDLADAVVISNEVGVRKPNPQIFETAKERLPAESYLYVGDTFEEDIAPAREAGFETVYIGDDRPDAPVSARRTAALASLLLPLVGEATEN; encoded by the coding sequence ATGGCGACGACGGTATACTTTGACCTTGACGGGACGCTCCTCGACTACGAGGTCCCCTTCCAAGAGCGCTTTACGCGGACGGTTCCGGTCGACCCGACCGATGAGATGGTCGAAACGTACTCGGATCGCGTGCTTGAGGGGATCACGCAGATCAAATCAGATCCCTTTGAGCGGGCGTTTTCGGCTGTCTGCGAGAGGTATTCTCTCGACGCAGACCCGGAGACGCTCGCGGCGGAGTTCGTCGATCGAGAAGTCGGAGCGACCCGTCTCGACCCCGCGGTGCGACGGCTCGTGGAATCGCTAGCGAAGCGGCATCAGTTCGGCGTTCTCACGAACGGTGACGGGTACATGCAACGCCGGAAACTCGAGGAACACGGCCTCGACGACCTTGCGGACGCCGTCGTCATCTCGAACGAAGTGGGTGTCCGGAAGCCGAACCCGCAGATCTTCGAGACGGCCAAGGAGCGGCTCCCGGCGGAGTCGTACCTCTACGTGGGCGACACCTTCGAGGAGGATATCGCGCCCGCACGGGAAGCGGGGTTCGAGACGGTGTACATCGGCGACGACCGTCCCGACGCACCGGTGTCCGCTCGGAGGACCGCAGCGCTGGCGTCGCTGTTGCTCCCTCTGGTCGGAGAGGCAACCGAAAACTGA
- a CDS encoding O-methyltransferase has translation MDILSDSAERFLAATAPEHTATQVEMAALADDWGFPISGPEAGAVLRLLARLTDAERVFEFGSGFGYSATWFLRGGADAVICAEFDEEEAKRGVQFAADGGYADSVTFEVGDAMETIERYDGPFDVVLIDHLKGRYADAYRAVLPKVRTGGVIVADNITRGPIDFGDLVAHFEDGAPLPDPEVDGETRGIGEYVGTVRSDEAVETAILPVGSGIAVSTKVE, from the coding sequence ATGGACATCCTCTCCGACTCGGCCGAGCGCTTCCTCGCCGCGACGGCGCCAGAGCACACCGCGACGCAGGTGGAGATGGCGGCGCTCGCGGACGACTGGGGCTTCCCCATCAGTGGGCCGGAGGCGGGCGCAGTCCTCCGGCTGCTCGCCCGTTTGACCGACGCCGAGCGCGTTTTCGAGTTCGGTTCCGGCTTCGGCTACTCAGCGACGTGGTTCCTGCGGGGCGGCGCCGACGCCGTGATCTGCGCCGAGTTCGACGAGGAGGAGGCGAAACGCGGGGTTCAGTTCGCCGCCGACGGGGGGTACGCCGACAGCGTCACCTTCGAGGTCGGCGACGCGATGGAGACGATCGAGCGCTACGACGGCCCTTTCGATGTCGTGCTCATCGATCACTTAAAAGGCCGATACGCCGACGCCTACCGCGCCGTCCTCCCGAAGGTTCGGACCGGCGGGGTGATCGTCGCCGACAACATCACCAGAGGCCCGATCGACTTCGGCGACCTCGTCGCGCATTTCGAAGACGGCGCGCCGCTTCCAGATCCCGAAGTCGACGGAGAGACCCGAGGAATCGGTGAGTACGTTGGGACGGTTCGCTCCGACGAGGCCGTCGAGACCGCGATCCTCCCGGTCGGCTCCGGAATCGCGGTGTCGACGAAGGTGGAGTGA
- a CDS encoding methyl-accepting chemotaxis protein has translation MSSSRLDRLLRRISPDVVTRSYLAKFALVVLVVIAAIGAVGAVTYAETTDQLEATAQEDYTAVAELSATEIDGWTSARRSKASDIADNEAFSRDADVTSRYLRSHYSRTAEEVVALHHVDRKEGIVLASSQDGSDAGAAVTGQEWFDDNLLYGDQVSTTSTYEVDGQQRIAYVAMTPMRDYLVMEVALAPVVADLRQPTASAFTTIVQADGTIAAGDREGVAGERYNGGIRSALFAEENSVGSVASATFGFVDGVNYFVAYAPVPSEDWSVAVHVPLSEAYALSGMIGRNLLLIVGVAVVGLGLLGATLGRGTVVELNRLGNRARELEAGDLDVDLETSRRDEFGDLYGSFSTMRDSLREEIESAEAQRERAEAAKAESEAFARTLEERAAAFGATMEECADGDLTARLDAQPDDPEALREIADGFNDAMDELEATIAEVDAFAGEVTEKSEAVTDGTDEVAEAGRETSDAVDEISAGAERQSRQLADVAGEMEDMSATVEEVAASADEVATTSQQASDLTERGREATGDAVDELHAIEERSESAAKTVERLEAEMEEVDEIVETISEIADQTNLLALNASIEAARAGEAGSGFAVVAEEVKSLAEETQASAAEVETLIDGLRERTDDSVAEMAAIREGVDDGVDTVEEAENALEAVAERVTDADDGVQEISGAMDAQASSVSEVTGAVDDLAGVSQQTTAEATTVASTAEEQAVTLREVSEQAHDLTERARDLRGMTDAFEVADAEAERGSGADSVTVGDRSESDTRGAQPEPEPASGPAPDDSAFTFEAAETDGTSSVSADGGVAREADVDDGNAEE, from the coding sequence ATGAGTTCTTCACGTTTGGATCGTCTTCTGCGTCGGATAAGTCCCGACGTGGTCACTCGCAGCTATCTCGCGAAGTTCGCGCTCGTCGTGCTAGTGGTCATCGCCGCCATCGGCGCGGTGGGCGCGGTCACCTACGCGGAGACGACCGATCAGCTCGAAGCCACCGCACAGGAGGATTACACCGCCGTCGCGGAGTTGAGCGCCACCGAGATCGACGGGTGGACGAGCGCCCGGCGCTCGAAGGCGAGCGACATCGCGGACAACGAGGCGTTCTCCCGCGACGCAGACGTGACGAGCCGGTACCTACGTTCCCACTACTCCCGGACGGCCGAGGAGGTGGTCGCCCTTCACCACGTCGACCGCAAGGAAGGCATCGTACTCGCGTCGAGCCAAGACGGTTCCGACGCCGGCGCCGCCGTCACGGGTCAGGAGTGGTTCGACGATAACCTGCTGTACGGCGACCAAGTCTCCACCACGTCGACGTACGAGGTCGACGGCCAGCAGCGGATCGCCTACGTCGCCATGACGCCGATGCGCGATTACCTCGTCATGGAAGTCGCTCTCGCGCCGGTCGTCGCGGACCTCCGGCAGCCGACCGCGAGCGCGTTCACGACGATCGTGCAGGCGGACGGGACGATCGCCGCCGGCGACCGCGAGGGCGTCGCCGGTGAGCGGTACAACGGCGGTATCCGGTCTGCCCTGTTCGCCGAGGAGAATTCGGTCGGCTCGGTCGCGTCGGCGACGTTCGGCTTCGTCGACGGGGTCAACTACTTCGTCGCGTACGCGCCGGTGCCGTCCGAAGACTGGTCGGTCGCCGTCCACGTCCCACTCTCTGAGGCGTACGCGCTCTCCGGGATGATCGGCCGGAACCTCCTTTTGATCGTCGGGGTCGCAGTGGTCGGGCTCGGGCTGCTCGGCGCAACACTCGGCCGAGGGACCGTCGTCGAGCTGAATCGCCTCGGGAACCGAGCGCGCGAGCTAGAGGCCGGCGATCTCGACGTGGACCTGGAAACGAGTCGGCGAGACGAGTTCGGCGACCTCTACGGCTCGTTCTCGACGATGCGTGACTCGCTGCGCGAGGAGATCGAGTCGGCTGAGGCCCAGCGGGAGCGCGCGGAGGCGGCGAAAGCGGAGAGCGAGGCGTTCGCGCGGACGCTGGAGGAGCGCGCCGCGGCCTTCGGAGCGACGATGGAGGAGTGCGCCGACGGCGACCTCACCGCCCGGCTCGACGCTCAGCCCGACGATCCCGAGGCGCTCCGCGAGATCGCGGACGGGTTCAACGACGCCATGGACGAACTGGAGGCGACGATCGCCGAGGTGGACGCGTTCGCGGGCGAGGTGACCGAGAAAAGCGAGGCGGTGACGGACGGTACCGACGAAGTCGCCGAGGCGGGCCGTGAGACGAGCGACGCGGTCGACGAGATCTCGGCGGGCGCCGAGCGCCAGAGCCGTCAGCTCGCCGATGTCGCCGGCGAGATGGAGGACATGTCCGCGACCGTCGAAGAGGTGGCCGCCTCCGCGGACGAGGTGGCGACCACCTCACAGCAGGCGAGCGACCTCACCGAACGGGGTCGCGAGGCGACCGGCGACGCGGTCGACGAACTGCACGCGATCGAGGAGCGATCGGAGTCGGCCGCAAAGACCGTCGAGCGACTTGAAGCCGAGATGGAGGAAGTCGACGAGATCGTCGAGACGATTTCGGAGATCGCCGATCAGACGAATCTGCTCGCGTTGAACGCCTCCATCGAGGCCGCACGCGCCGGCGAGGCCGGTTCCGGCTTCGCCGTCGTCGCCGAGGAGGTGAAGTCGCTCGCGGAGGAGACGCAGGCGTCGGCCGCGGAGGTCGAAACGCTGATCGACGGGCTGCGCGAGCGCACCGACGACAGCGTCGCCGAGATGGCCGCGATCCGCGAGGGGGTCGACGACGGGGTCGACACCGTCGAGGAGGCCGAGAACGCGCTTGAGGCGGTCGCCGAGCGCGTGACCGACGCCGACGACGGGGTCCAAGAGATCTCCGGCGCGATGGACGCGCAGGCGTCGTCAGTCAGCGAGGTCACCGGCGCCGTCGACGATCTGGCCGGCGTGAGCCAGCAGACGACCGCGGAGGCGACGACCGTCGCGTCGACCGCAGAGGAGCAGGCCGTGACGCTGCGGGAGGTCTCCGAGCAGGCGCACGACTTGACGGAGCGAGCACGCGATCTTCGCGGTATGACCGACGCGTTCGAGGTCGCCGACGCGGAGGCGGAACGCGGGAGCGGTGCAGACAGCGTGACGGTCGGTGACCGCTCGGAGAGCGACACCAGAGGGGCCCAGCCCGAGCCTGAACCGGCGTCGGGGCCAGCACCGGACGATTCCGCGTTCACGTTCGAGGCAGCGGAGACGGACGGGACCTCGTCAGTGAGCGCCGACGGCGGCGTCGCTCGCGAGGCGGACGTGGACGACGGGAACGCAGAAGAGTAG
- a CDS encoding SDR family NAD(P)-dependent oxidoreductase: MGTINADFSGETAVVTGASSGIGRAVANGFGDAGATVINADVRAAPKDLDAEAPTHEAIEDRGGTAVFVETDVSDPTQIESVIEAAGEFGGVDVMVNNAGVHRSAEFLDVTPEDFDFVHGVNLKGAFFGTQLAAQDMIDRGVEGTIVNTSSTTAERAEWNHSHYAATKGGIQMLTRSAALELDRHGIRVNAVAPGPIATEIREGWSEEARDTVGESGDLPSRAGTPADLRDAYLYLASEGASYVTGETVWVDGGSSL; the protein is encoded by the coding sequence ATGGGAACCATCAACGCGGACTTCTCCGGTGAGACGGCCGTGGTCACGGGAGCATCGAGCGGTATCGGCCGCGCGGTCGCAAACGGATTCGGCGACGCGGGAGCGACAGTGATCAACGCCGACGTCCGGGCGGCGCCGAAAGACCTCGACGCCGAGGCTCCCACCCACGAGGCCATCGAGGACCGTGGCGGAACCGCCGTGTTCGTTGAGACCGACGTTTCCGACCCGACGCAGATCGAGTCGGTGATCGAGGCGGCCGGCGAGTTCGGTGGAGTCGACGTGATGGTGAACAACGCGGGCGTCCACCGCAGCGCCGAGTTCCTCGACGTCACCCCGGAGGACTTCGATTTCGTCCACGGCGTCAACCTCAAGGGCGCGTTCTTCGGCACCCAACTGGCGGCCCAGGACATGATCGATCGCGGCGTCGAGGGAACGATCGTGAACACGTCGTCGACGACAGCCGAACGCGCAGAGTGGAACCACTCTCACTACGCGGCGACGAAGGGCGGCATACAGATGCTCACCCGAAGTGCGGCGCTCGAACTCGACAGGCACGGGATCAGGGTGAACGCGGTCGCTCCGGGACCGATCGCCACCGAAATCCGGGAGGGCTGGTCCGAAGAGGCGCGTGATACTGTCGGAGAATCCGGAGACCTCCCGTCCCGAGCCGGCACTCCTGCGGACCTGCGTGACGCGTACCTCTACCTCGCCTCGGAGGGCGCGAGCTACGTGACCGGCGAGACGGTGTGGGTCGACGGCGGATCGAGTCTGTAG
- a CDS encoding DoxX family protein — MSYQSSNPLVGEVEFALDGPWAAYWIAFLRVVTGWWFFHSGITKIIESGFSYSYGAMYMQGMSDTALGGIPVWMGNNLAWLIEPGVPLFETLIGLALIAGAFTRLAAFGGVIFMTLFWVGNAGFGHGLVNSDFMGLLLFVTMIVLAAGRYYGLDAIIEKLDVVEQHPKLRYLLG, encoded by the coding sequence ATGTCATACCAATCGAGCAATCCACTGGTCGGCGAGGTCGAGTTTGCACTGGACGGTCCATGGGCGGCGTACTGGATCGCCTTCCTACGTGTCGTCACCGGATGGTGGTTCTTCCACTCCGGAATTACGAAGATCATCGAGAGCGGGTTCTCGTACAGCTACGGGGCGATGTACATGCAGGGCATGTCGGACACCGCTCTCGGCGGCATCCCGGTCTGGATGGGGAACAACCTCGCGTGGCTCATCGAGCCGGGCGTTCCCCTCTTCGAGACGCTGATCGGGCTCGCGCTGATCGCGGGCGCGTTCACCCGGCTGGCCGCCTTCGGTGGGGTCATCTTCATGACCCTGTTCTGGGTCGGCAACGCCGGGTTCGGCCACGGACTCGTCAACAGCGACTTCATGGGCCTGCTGTTGTTCGTGACGATGATCGTGCTCGCGGCCGGCCGGTACTACGGTCTCGACGCGATCATCGAGAAGCTCGACGTGGTCGAACAGCACCCGAAACTCCGCTACCTGCTCGGTTAA
- a CDS encoding metallophosphoesterase family protein produces the protein MKVGLISDIHANLPALETVLDDMPTVDRIVCAGDVIGYNPWPAECVERVREVAAMTVRGNHDRTVETPEKYRANRMAEAGLEHAKESLSDDQRAWLDSLPRAETFTGDRYLLVHSHPAAEREDAYVYPEEFPTLDRHMGDYDGIVLGHTHVQGKRSVAGGVVVNPGSVGQPRDGDPDAGYAVLDTQTDEVDLHRVAYDIDRVSEAVADAGLPERTAARLYKGE, from the coding sequence ATGAAGGTGGGGCTCATCTCGGACATCCACGCAAACCTGCCGGCGCTCGAAACCGTCCTCGACGACATGCCGACAGTCGACCGGATCGTCTGCGCCGGCGACGTGATCGGGTACAACCCGTGGCCGGCCGAGTGCGTCGAGCGCGTGCGCGAGGTCGCGGCCATGACCGTCCGCGGGAACCACGATCGCACCGTCGAGACGCCCGAGAAGTACCGGGCCAACCGGATGGCTGAGGCCGGCCTCGAACACGCGAAGGAGTCGCTGTCCGACGACCAGCGCGCGTGGCTCGACAGCCTCCCGCGCGCCGAGACGTTCACGGGCGACCGGTACCTCCTCGTTCACTCGCACCCCGCGGCCGAGCGCGAGGACGCCTACGTCTACCCCGAGGAGTTCCCGACTCTCGATCGCCACATGGGAGACTACGATGGGATCGTGCTCGGCCACACCCACGTGCAGGGAAAGCGATCGGTTGCAGGCGGAGTCGTAGTCAACCCGGGGAGCGTCGGTCAGCCGCGCGACGGCGACCCGGATGCGGGGTACGCCGTCCTCGACACCCAGACCGACGAGGTCGATCTCCATCGAGTTGCGTACGACATCGATCGGGTGAGCGAGGCGGTCGCCGACGCCGGTCTTCCCGAGCGAACGGCCGCGCGGCTTTATAAAGGCGAGTGA
- a CDS encoding NAD(P)/FAD-dependent oxidoreductase: MSSSDDEYDIAVVGGGPAGLTTALYGARLGHETVLIDRGGGRAAMMADTHNVIGVTEETSGNEFLATGREQVQSYGGTFERGFVTDVDRTDDDRFRLSTTGAEILSDRVVLATGFSDKRPDPPLPRTGKGLHYCLHCDAYMFVDEPVYVMGHGEAAAHVAMIMLNVTDDVDILTRGAEPTWSDETAAQLDAHPVEVVSEDVTGVENDPDSGWLEALEFEDGTRREYRGGFAMYGSDYNTALAEGLGCDLTEGGEIDVDDHGRTSENGVFAVGDITPGHNQVPVAMGQGAKAGLAIHKDIREFPRSQETIEADGPVDADEVPAISPALMATAVAHEGHAGGARVKGVEAKEETPAADDD; encoded by the coding sequence ATGAGTTCGTCCGACGACGAGTACGATATCGCGGTGGTCGGCGGCGGGCCGGCCGGCCTGACGACTGCCCTATACGGGGCGCGACTGGGCCACGAAACGGTGCTGATCGACCGCGGCGGCGGCCGCGCGGCGATGATGGCCGACACGCACAACGTGATCGGCGTCACCGAGGAGACCTCCGGCAACGAGTTCCTCGCGACCGGCCGCGAGCAGGTGCAGTCGTACGGCGGCACGTTCGAGCGCGGCTTCGTCACCGACGTCGACCGCACCGACGACGACCGATTCCGGCTCTCGACGACCGGCGCCGAGATTCTCTCCGATCGCGTCGTGCTCGCCACCGGCTTCTCCGACAAGCGGCCGGATCCGCCGCTCCCGCGGACGGGCAAGGGGCTCCACTACTGTCTCCACTGTGATGCGTACATGTTCGTCGACGAGCCGGTGTACGTGATGGGCCACGGCGAGGCGGCCGCCCACGTCGCGATGATCATGCTGAACGTGACCGACGACGTGGATATCCTGACCCGGGGCGCGGAGCCGACGTGGAGCGACGAGACCGCCGCACAGCTCGACGCACACCCGGTCGAGGTCGTCAGCGAGGACGTGACGGGCGTGGAGAACGACCCCGACTCCGGCTGGCTGGAGGCGCTGGAGTTCGAAGACGGCACCCGCCGCGAGTACCGCGGCGGCTTCGCGATGTACGGCTCCGACTACAACACCGCGCTCGCCGAGGGGCTCGGCTGCGATCTGACCGAGGGCGGCGAGATCGACGTCGACGACCACGGCCGTACCAGCGAGAACGGCGTGTTCGCGGTCGGCGACATCACCCCCGGCCACAACCAGGTACCCGTCGCCATGGGGCAGGGCGCGAAAGCCGGCCTCGCGATCCACAAGGATATCCGCGAGTTCCCGCGCTCGCAGGAGACGATCGAGGCGGACGGCCCCGTCGACGCCGACGAGGTGCCCGCCATCTCGCCAGCGCTCATGGCGACCGCGGTCGCCCACGAGGGCCACGCGGGTGGAGCGCGGGTGAAAGGCGTCGAGGCCAAAGAGGAGACGCCCGCGGCTGACGACGACTGA
- a CDS encoding HalOD1 output domain-containing protein, which produces MIQAQTSTSHVNDVIYQVVNKIAEVEDVDPLELTENQGESLALQRGEDVNPPLFDVIDSDALEQIFTTAPTADRMEVQVTFSYNGYDVTVRDDGCVSVEECEE; this is translated from the coding sequence ATGATCCAAGCGCAGACCTCAACATCACACGTCAATGACGTTATTTATCAAGTAGTTAACAAAATAGCTGAAGTAGAAGACGTTGACCCGCTCGAACTTACGGAGAATCAAGGAGAAAGCCTCGCGCTTCAGCGCGGAGAGGATGTCAATCCTCCGCTCTTCGACGTAATCGACTCCGATGCCTTGGAGCAGATCTTCACCACTGCGCCGACCGCTGATCGAATGGAAGTCCAAGTGACCTTCTCCTACAACGGGTACGACGTTACTGTCCGCGACGACGGCTGCGTGTCTGTCGAGGAGTGCGAAGAGTAG
- a CDS encoding ISH3-like element ISHla8 family transposase, which translates to MFTIPDPDEYLSASDVKDVAEEVITPLPLPGVEGSPLDPGDIWLVVILACTNQNSIWDTCNDTEGTPCDDTVLRWLHTLNRQWLEVVANLLLARLAMTIFDPDRSRTVSIDFIDNPYHGEHHAEKGELCSMAPKDGTTTCHRYCTAYVVSNGKPVTLAMTYVRSDEDEADAVERVLARVENYPFEIDLLLADSGFYNERVIRRARDIAPTVVHVPKKGERMKDKLETHKSYMTTYRMYKDSERELRFPLAVAVSYQNGDRGKHGEVVRGYVACGVTDRSAKQVEHRYRKRSGIETTYRLLRQARGITTTRDPVVRFAIMLVAALLENLWLVLRWAVVARPRRGGRDLPEEFTFKTFCDWIRHELEEELRRRWKIKANGVGVPASQATAAG; encoded by the coding sequence GTGTTCACCATACCTGATCCAGACGAGTACCTTTCGGCGTCGGATGTCAAAGACGTAGCGGAAGAGGTCATTACGCCACTCCCGTTGCCGGGTGTCGAGGGGAGCCCCCTCGACCCCGGCGACATCTGGCTCGTCGTCATCCTAGCCTGCACTAACCAGAACTCGATTTGGGACACCTGCAACGATACCGAGGGAACGCCGTGTGACGACACTGTCTTGAGGTGGCTCCACACACTCAACCGTCAGTGGCTTGAGGTCGTTGCCAACCTTCTGCTCGCACGGCTCGCCATGACGATTTTCGACCCTGACCGGTCGAGAACCGTCTCCATCGACTTCATCGACAATCCCTACCACGGCGAGCACCATGCTGAGAAAGGCGAACTCTGTTCGATGGCTCCTAAGGACGGGACTACGACCTGCCACCGCTACTGCACGGCGTACGTCGTCTCGAACGGGAAGCCGGTGACGCTGGCGATGACTTACGTCCGCAGTGACGAAGATGAGGCTGACGCGGTCGAGCGCGTGCTCGCCCGCGTCGAAAACTATCCCTTCGAGATCGATCTCTTGCTTGCCGACAGCGGATTCTACAACGAGCGCGTCATCCGCCGCGCTCGTGATATCGCCCCAACGGTCGTTCACGTGCCCAAGAAGGGCGAGCGCATGAAGGACAAACTCGAAACTCACAAGTCGTACATGACGACCTATCGCATGTACAAGGACAGCGAGCGGGAACTGCGCTTCCCGCTCGCGGTCGCTGTCTCCTACCAGAACGGAGATCGAGGCAAGCACGGCGAGGTCGTTCGTGGCTACGTGGCGTGTGGCGTTACTGATCGCTCAGCGAAGCAGGTCGAACACCGCTACAGGAAGCGTTCAGGCATCGAAACGACCTATCGCTTACTTCGGCAAGCACGCGGGATCACGACGACGCGTGATCCCGTCGTGCGGTTTGCCATCATGTTGGTCGCGGCATTGCTGGAGAACCTGTGGCTGGTGCTACGGTGGGCGGTCGTCGCCCGCCCACGGCGGGGCGGGCGCGACCTGCCCGAGGAGTTCACGTTCAAGACGTTCTGTGACTGGATTCGTCATGAGCTGGAAGAGGAGTTACGCCGCCGGTGGAAGATCAAAGCGAACGGGGTTGGAGTGCCAGCATCACAGGCAACGGCCGCGGGCTGA
- a CDS encoding UPF0058 family protein, protein MRKKELVQTHALLLEATQYLIENENMPAEMISTYYALDVRPSSIHKSKQNHYEAITVLGNSIERWIEQTHTKNVDHPVN, encoded by the coding sequence ATGCGCAAGAAAGAACTCGTTCAGACTCACGCCCTGCTTCTCGAAGCCACACAATATTTGATCGAAAACGAAAACATGCCAGCCGAGATGATTTCTACGTATTACGCACTTGATGTGCGTCCGTCAAGTATCCACAAGTCGAAACAGAACCACTACGAAGCGATCACAGTTCTCGGCAACTCAATCGAACGGTGGATCGAACAGACACACACTAAGAACGTAGATCATCCAGTGAACTGA
- a CDS encoding class I SAM-dependent methyltransferase, translating into MDPQSAGDPQSTYDRIAAHFSKTREYAWPEVESFLDGRTATRGLDIGCGNGRHTELLAERADAVVGVDLSRELLREAVARARERGYDGTASFVHGDAATLPIATDAVGVAVYVATLHHLPSREARVRSLDELARVLAPGGTALVSAWSTAHDRFDREEGFDTTVDWTLPGGETVPRYYHIYSPAEFEIDLGESALSVVDVDISSGNCYATVTASDA; encoded by the coding sequence ATGGATCCCCAGTCCGCCGGCGACCCCCAGTCGACGTACGACCGGATCGCCGCGCACTTCTCGAAGACGAGGGAGTACGCGTGGCCGGAGGTCGAGTCGTTCCTCGACGGGCGCACCGCGACGCGCGGGCTCGACATCGGCTGCGGCAACGGGCGGCACACGGAACTGCTCGCCGAGCGCGCGGACGCGGTCGTCGGCGTCGACCTCAGCCGCGAGCTCCTCCGTGAGGCGGTCGCTCGTGCCCGCGAACGGGGGTACGACGGGACCGCGTCGTTCGTCCACGGCGACGCCGCGACCCTCCCGATCGCGACCGATGCGGTCGGGGTCGCCGTGTACGTCGCGACCCTCCACCACCTCCCGTCGCGCGAGGCTCGGGTCCGGAGCCTCGACGAACTCGCGCGAGTCCTCGCGCCCGGCGGGACTGCGCTGGTGAGCGCATGGAGTACGGCTCACGACCGGTTCGACCGAGAAGAGGGGTTCGACACGACGGTCGACTGGACCCTCCCCGGCGGCGAAACGGTCCCGCGGTACTATCACATCTACTCGCCCGCTGAGTTCGAGATCGACCTCGGCGAAAGCGCCCTCAGCGTCGTCGATGTCGATATTTCCAGCGGGAACTGCTATGCAACCGTCACCGCCTCGGACGCCTAA